A DNA window from Pogona vitticeps strain Pit_001003342236 chromosome 2, PviZW2.1, whole genome shotgun sequence contains the following coding sequences:
- the MAP1B gene encoding microtubule-associated protein 1B isoform X1, which translates to MATVVQEPESEPSCSLPNAVPPSPSLSHRFLDSKFYLLVVIGELVTEEHLRRAIASIERGIRSWDTNLIECNLDQELKLFVSRHSARFSPDVRGQKILHHRSDVLETVVLINPSDEAVSTEVRLMITDAARHKLLVLTGQSFENTGELILQSGSFSFQNFIEIFTDQEIGELLSTTHPANKASLTLFCPEEGDWKNSNLDRHNLQDFINIKLNSASILPEMEGLSEFTEYLSESVEVPSPFDILEPPTSGGFLKLSKPCCYIFPGGRGDSALFAVNGFNMLINGGSERKSCFWKLIRHLDRVDSILLTHIGDDNLPGINSMLQRKIAELEEEQSQGSTTNSDWMKNLISPDLGVVFLNVPESLGNPDPNFPLKRSVEEACFTLQYLNKLSMKPEPLFRNVGTNTEPIILFQKMGVGKLEMYVLNPVKNSKEMQYFMHQWTGTSKDKAEFVLPSGQEIDIPISYLTSISSLIVWHPANPAEKIVRVLFPGNSTQYTILDGLEKLKHLDFLKQPIVTQKDLSGNMTSPAVKQTKLKQRTDSKESLKPATKSLSSKTVRKDSREETPDTGKSSPPDKAQKIESKEKPTVKKDKTTKAETRLSVTEKDLTAKEQQLVKSEPAEKQAADVKPKVIKEKHVKKEVKVKSEEKQEEKEKPKKEISRKEEKSVAKKEEKPKKEDAKKDMKKESKKESKKEAPAKESKKEEKKEIKKEEKKEPKKLLKETKKAPAALPESKKTVTKPKPQKKEESAKKESGPLGKPKEKIKAKPAKKETKVTETAAAVSALGAVAATVAAAGVAVSGQELEVERSLMSSPEDLTKDFEELKAEEIEVVKETKPQVDVIDNEAKLTDTEQKEIYDIQKEKTGGPDDSPDEGITTTEPEGECEQTPEELEPVEKDKADDNEKFEDEGTGLEESSEAGDYEEKAETEEAEEQGDNEEEEALLSGRKQDMKGTVEAEKEAIVTPEYEKIKELRYDEKAEFRAEGEEQEEENADETVEKVETEETEEEVEEEDKTENVRDEEEETEKIEAGEDYVMAVVDKAAEAGEIDDKYDLHIITPTKHPETHLPAKEPTTSIHDETLPGGSESEATVSDEENREDQPEEFTATSGYTQSTIEISSEPTPMDEMSTPRDVMSDETNNEESESPSQEYVNITKYESALYSQDFTRPKLPSPLPDAFNGLSEGSKTDATEGKDYNVSASTISPPSSLEEDKFNKSAFKDVYRQPETEVKSTGKLEISEALDEKHSPTRSPDESPAALSPIAKTPLSERSVNFSLTPNEIKVSSEPATFTSLPEKTEETHEEHCPSPEDKTLEVVSPSQSAAGSAGHTPYYQSPTDEKSSQLSSEISGKAIDTPVIIEDSDAKDNIAKHRISPMDEPVPDSESPFEKVLSPLRSPPLIGSEPPYDAFLTADAKSPTRETEAPFEKKGEKDGSPLEKSPVSEVSTSISTSILQDEQAEKDVQLSPLKSDFVLEKQKDHFESSEAQPALGLDERKLGEVSPTQVDISHFGCFKEDTKMSISEGTVSDKSATPVDEVVAEDTYSHIEGVASVSTASVATSSFPEPTTDDVSPSLHAEVGSPHSTEVDDSLSVSVVQTPTTFQETEMSPSKEECPRPMSISPPDLSPKTAKSRTPVQDHRSPEQSTMSVEFGQDSPEQSLAMDFSRQSPEHPIPGAATHHISENGPTEVDYSPSDMQERGFPNKISPVEQAYYSHEKDISEIISVSQIEASPSSSSAHTPSQASSPLQEETIAGVPQATGVPLHSAFPSEKMHGLGEKLSPKSDLSPLTPRGTSPLYSPGFSDSPPAIKETTAAGGSPPLSLHMSSDKTFGYHTSGVQDILTNHSQELTSCTEQKDAEEATRTSEALNYSYNGTGKSTKSPDPVSYLFETTGKISGSSDTLDYSYVATGKTTRSPEADSYSYETIEQVTKSSEAFDYSSEKATRSSESASYSYEATGKTSKSPETISYSYEITGKASKSPDPVSYSYEAIGKTSRSPDTASYHYEADKYFGSEKSETRQDVDLCLVSSCEYKHPKTELSPSFINPNPLEWFASEEQSQEQEKPLTQSGGGHPPSGGKQQARLCGETPPTSVSESAPSQTDSDVPPETEECPSITADANIDSEDESETIPTDKTITYEHIDPPPLPVQDRSPSPRHPDVSMVDPETLPIDQNLGKPLRKDLKEKSKTKKQGTKTKSSSPAKKSDSKSKQVASPKPAGLKESLDKVSRTASPKKKESVEKAAKNVSTPEIKSSRNEEKDKETKNAANSTTSKSAKTTTAGPGNGKSTKSIAVPPGPPVYLDLVYIPNHSNSKNVDVEFFKRVRSSYYVVSGNDPAAEEPSRAVLDSLLEGKAQWGSNMQVTLIPTHDSEVMREWYQETHEKQQDLNIMVLASSSTVVMQDESFPACKIEL; encoded by the exons GTCAGAAAATTCTTCACCACAGAAGCGATGTCTTAGAAACTGTAGTCCTGATTAACCCTTCAGATGAAGCAGTGAGCACTGAG GTACGTTTAATGATAACAGATGCTGCAAGACATAAACTTCTGGTATTAACTGGGCAGAGCTTTGAAAATACTGGCGAGCTCATTCTTCAGTCTGGATCTTTCTCCTTTCAAAATTTTATTGAGATCTTCACTGATCAAGAG ATTGGAGAATTACTGAGCACTACTCACCCTGCCAACAAAGCCAGCTTAACCCtcttttgtcctgaggaaggggACTGGAAGAACTCAAACCTTGACAGACATAACCTTCAAGATTTCATCAACATTAAACTCAATTCTGCTTCTATTTTGCCTGAAATGGAAGGACTTTCTGAATTTACGGAGTATCTGTCGGAATCGGTGGAGGTACCATCACCTTTTGATATTCTGGAGCCACCAACATCGGGAGGTTTTCTGAAGCTTTCAAAGCCTTGCTGTTACATTTTCCCAGGTGGAAGGGGAGATTCTGCACTATTTGCAGTTAATGGATTTAATATGCTTATCAATGGAGGATCAGAAAGAAAATCTTGCTTTTGGAAACTCATTCGACACTTGGACAGAGTGGATTCAATTCTGCTTACCCACATTGGAGACGATAACCTGCCAGGAATTAATAGCATGCTACAGCGGAAAATAGCTGAATTGGAAGAGGAGCAGTCTCAAGGCTCTACTACCAACAGTGATTGGATGAAAAATCTAATTTCACCTGATTTGGGAGTTGTATTTCTTAATGTCCCCGAAAGCCTAGGAAATCCTGATCCtaatttccccttaaaaaggagtGTAGAAGAAGCTTGTTTTACACTACAATACTTAAATAAGTTATCCATGAAACCTGAACCTCTTTTTAGAAATGTGGGAACCAACACTGAACCAATTATCCTTTTTCAAAAAATGGGGGTAGGAAAGCTTGAAATGTACGTGCTGAACCCTGTAAAAAATAGCAAAGAGATGCAGTATTTCATGCATCAGTGGACAGGTACAAGCAAAGATAAAGCTGAATTTGTGCTACCCAGTGGTCAAGAAATAGACATTCCAATTTCCTACTTGACTTCAATCTCATCTTTGATTGTTTGGCATCCTGCAAACCCTGCTGAAAAAATCGTTAGAGTTCTTTTCCCAGGAAACAGTACCCAATATACCATACTAGATGGACTAGAAAAACTCAAGCATTTAGACTTTCTTAAGCAACCAATAGTAACACAGAAGGATCTCAGTGGTAACATGACAAGTCCagcagtaaaacaaacaaaacttaaacAGCGAACAGATAGCAAAGAAAGTCTCAAGCCCGCCACAAAATCACTGTCTAGCAAAACAGTCAGAAAAGATTCAAGGGAGGAGACGCCAGACACGGGGAAGTCAAGTCCTCCTGATAAGGCTCAAAAAATAGAGAGTAAAGAGAAACCCACAGTAAAGAAAGATAAGACAACAAAAGCTGAGACTAGACTTTCTGTGACAGAAAAAGATCTGACAGCTAAAGAACAGCAACTTGTGAAATCTGAACCTGCTGAAAAACAAGCAGCCGATGTCAAACCAAAAGTAATAAAGGAGAAGCATGTCAAGAAGGAAGTGAAGGTAAAATCTgaagagaagcaggaggagaaagagaagccaAAGAAGGAGATttcaaggaaagaagaaaaatcagtggCTAAGAAAGAGGAAAAGCCTAAAAAGGAAGATGCCAAGAAAGATATGAAAAAAGAATctaaaaaagaatcaaagaaagaAGCTCCCGCAAAAGAgtctaaaaaggaagagaaaaaggaaattaagaaagaagaaaagaaagagcccAAGAAGCTTcttaaagaaacaaagaaagcacCTGCTGCCTTGCCCGAGTCAAAAAAGACTGTAACAAAGCCTAAgccacagaagaaggaagagtcTGCCAAAAAAGAAAGTGGGCCTCTTggaaaaccaaaggaaaaaattaaagcCAAGCCAGCAAAGAAAGAGACCAAGGTTACAGAAACAGCAGCTGCAGTATCTGCTTTGGGGGCTGTTGCTGCTACAGTAGCAGCTGCAGGGGTGGCAGTGAGTGGACAAGAACTTGAAGTTGAGAGGTCACTCATGTCTTCACCAGAGGATTTAACAAAAGATTTTGAAGAATTAAAAGCCGAAGAAATTGAAGTGGTAAAGGAAACAAAACCTCAGGTAGATGTAATAGACAATGAAGCCAAGTTAACCGATACAGAACAAAAGGAAATTTATGacattcagaaagaaaaaacaggagggcctgatgaTTCTCCAGATGAAGGTATAACCACCACAGAGCCTGAGGGAGAATGTGAACAAACTCCTGAAGAGCTGGAGCCTGTAGAAAAGGACAAGGCTGATGACAATGAAAAGTTTGAAGATGAGGGGACAGGTTTGGAAGAATCTTCTGAGGCAGGGGACTATGAAGAAAAGGCGGAAACAGAAGAAGCTGAGGAACAAGGTGATAACGAGGAAGAAGAAGCACTGCTAAGTGGCAGAAAGCAAGATATGAAGGGTACAGTAGAAGCTGAAAAAGAAGCAATTGTAACACCTGAAtatgagaaaataaaagaattaagATATGATGAAAAGGCAGAATTCAGAGCTGAGGGcgaagagcaagaggaagaaaatgcTGATGAAACTGTCGAAAAGGTAGAAACAGAAGAAACTgaagaggaggtggaagaggaggacAAAACTGAGAATGTGAGGGATGAAGAAGAGGAAACTGAAAAAATAGAAGCTGGGGAGGATTATGTTATGGCTGTGGTGGACAAAGCAGCAGAGGCTGGTGAGATTGATGATAAATATGACTTGCATATAATCACTCCGACAAAGCACCCGGAAACCCATTTGCCAGCTAAAGAACCAACAACTTCAATCCATGATGAAACTTTACCTGGTGGTTCAGAAAGCGAAGCAACAGTTTCGGATGAAGAAAACAGGGAAGACCAGCCCGAGGAATTCACTGCTACCTCAGGTTATACCCAGTCCACTATTGAAATATCCAGTGAGCCAACTCCAATGGACGAAATGTCCACTCCAAGAGATGTGATGAGCGATGAAACCAATAATGAAGAGAGTGAATCTCCATCCCAAGAGTATGTCAACATTACCAAGTATGAATCGGCTTTATACTCACAAGACTTTACTAGGCCTAAACTTCCTTCTCCACTTCCTGATGCTTTCAATGGGTTATCTGAAGGTTCTAAAACAGATGCCACTGAGGGCAAAGACTATAATGTGTCAGCTTCTACCATTTCACCACCTTCTTCCTTAGAGGaagacaaattcaacaaatctgcCTTCAAAGATGTGTACCGCCAACCAGAAACTGAGGTCAAAAGTACTGGTAAATTAGAAATTTCAGAAGCATTAGATGAGAAGCATAGCCCAACTAGAAGTCCAGATGAAAGTCCAGCTGCTCTGTCACCAATTGCTAAAACACCTCTCAGTGAACGCAGTGTGAACTTTTCATTGACTCCTAATGAGATTAAAGTGTCTTCTGAACCTGCAACTTTCACATCACTGCCTGAAAAAACTGAAGAAACTCATGAAGAGCATTGTCCCAGCCCTGAGGATAAAACATTAGAGGTGGTGTCTCCTTCTCAGTCAGCTGCTGGGAGTGCTGGGCACACACCTTATTATCAGTCTCCCACAGATGAAAAATCAAGTCAACTTTCCTCTGAGATTTCTGGAAAAGCAATAGACACTCCAGTCATCATTGAAGATAGTGATGCCAAAGATAACATTGCGAAACACAGAATAAGCCCAATGGATGAACCTGTGCCTGATTCTGAATCACCTTTTGAAAAAGTGCTCTCACCTTTACGAAGCCCACCATTAATTGGTTCAGAGCCTCCCTATGATGCATTTTTGACTGCTGATGCAAAATCTCCTACCAGAGAAACTGAGGCTCCCTTTGAAAAGAAGGGTGAAAAAGATGGTTCTCCCTTGGAAAAAAGCCCAGTTTCCGAAGTATCCACAAGCATTTCTACAAGCATCTTGCAAGATGAGCAAGCTGAAAAAGATGTGCAGCTTTCCCCACTGAAATCAGACTTCGTCCTAGAAAAGCAAAAGGATCATTTCGAATCTTCAGAAGCTCAGCCTGCATTGGGTTTGGATGAAAGAAAGCTAGGAGAGGTTTCTCCTACACAGGTAGATATCAGTCATTTTGGCTGTTTCAAAGAAGACACCAAAATGTCGATTTCTGAAGGTACTGTCTCCGATAAATCTGCAACACCAGTTGATGAGGTTGTAGCGGAAGACACTTACTCACACATTGAAGGAGTTGCCTCTGTTTCCACAGCATCTGTTGCGACCAGCTCATTCCCAGAACCCACCACTGATGACGTATCTCCTTCACTGCATGCTGAGGTTGGATCCCCCCATTCTACTGAAGTAGATGATTCTCTTTCTGTGTCTGTTGTGCAGACACCAACAACATTTCAGGAAACAGAAATGTCTCCATCTAAGGAAGAATGCCCAAGACCCATGTCCATTTCACCTCCAGATTTGTCCCCCaaaacagcaaaatcaaggaCTCCTGTTCAAGATCATCGTTCTCCTGAACAGTCAACCATGTCAGTAGAATTTGGGCAGGATTCTCCAGAGCAGTCTTTGGCAATGGACTTCAGCAGACAGTCTCCTGAACATCCCATACCAGGTGCTGCTACACACCATATCTCTGAGAATGGTCCAACTGAAGTGGATTATAGCCCTTCAGACATGCAGGAACGTGGTTTCCCAAATAAAATATCACCAGTGGAGCAAGCATATTATAGCCATGAAAAGGATATTTCAGAAATCATTTCAGTATCTCAAATAGAGGCCTCACCTTCTTCCTCCTCAGCTCATACACCGTCACAGGCAAGTTCACCACTTCAGGAAGAGACAATAGCAGGCGTTCCACAGGCTACTGGCGTGCCATTGCATTCTGCATTTCCATCAGAAAAAATGCATGGCCTGGGAGAAAAACTTTCACCAAAATCTGACTTGTCTCCATTAACACCACGGGGAACATCTCCTTTATACTCCCCTGGTTTTTCAGATTCACCTCCTGCCATCAAAGAAACTACTGCTGCTGGTGGGTCACCTCCACTATCATTGCACATGTCCTCCGACAAAACATTTGGCTACCATACCTCAGGAGTTCAAGACATTCTGACAAACCATAGTCAAGAGCTTACTTCTTGTACAGAACAGAAAGATGCTGAAGAAGCAACCAGGACATCTGAAGCTCTTAATTACTCTTACAATGGCACTGGGAAAAGCACCAAATCACCTGATCCTGTTAGTTATTTGTTTGAAACAACAGGCAAAATCAGTGGCTCCTCTGATACTCTTGATTATTCCTATGTTGCCACGGGGAAAACCACAAGGTCACCTGAAGCTGATAGTTATTCCTATGAAACAATAGAACAAGTCACCAAGTCATCGGAAGCCTTTGATTATTCCAGTGAAAAAGCCACCAGATCTTCTGAGTCTGCCAGCTACTCTTATGAGGCCACAGGAAAAACAAGCAAATCACCAGAGACGATCAGCTATTCTTATGAGATCACTGGAAAAGCTAGCAAATCCCCAGATCCTGTCAGTTACTCTTATGAGGCAATTGGGAAAACCTCTAGATCACCTGATACTGCCAGCTACCACTATGAGGCTGATAAATACTTTGGTTCAGAAAAATCAGAAACACGTCAAGATGTTGATTTGTGTCTAGTCTCTTCTTGTGAATATAAGCATCCCAAAACAGAACTTTCACCTTCCTTTATTAATCCTAACCCCTTAGAATGGTTTGCAAGTGAAGAACAGTCTCAGGAACAAGAGAAGCCATTAACTCAATCTGGAGGAGGACACCCTCCTTCAGGAGGGAAACAGCAAGCACGCCTGTGTGGCGAAACGCCTCCAACCTCAGTCAGCGAATCCGCTCCATCACAGACTGATTCAGATGTGCCCCCTGAGACAGAGGAGTGCCCTTCTATTACAGCGGATGCTAATATTGATTCCGAAGATGAATCTGAAACTATTCCGACAGATAAAACCATCACATATGAGCACATTGACCCTCCGCCACTCCCAGTGCAAGACCGTAGCCCTTCACCAAGGCACCCTGATGTCTCCATGGTAGACCCAGAGACTTTACCTATTGATCAGAACTTAGGCAAGCCTTTGAGGAAAGATCTGAAAGAAAAGAGTAAAACGAAAAAACAAGGCACCAAAACCAAGTCTTCCTCTCCGGCCAAGAAGAGCGACAGCAAATCAAAACAGGTGGCTTCACCAAAGCCTGCTGGATTGAAGGAGTCATTGGATAAAGTTTCAAGAACAGCTTCTCCAAAGAAGAAAGAGTCTGTGGAGAAAGCTGCCAAAAATGTCTCTACTCCTGAGATAAAATCTTCCCGTAATgaggaaaaagataaagaaacCAAAAATGCAGCTAACTCTACAACATCAAAGTCAGCAAAGACTACAACTGCAG